A stretch of DNA from Penaeus monodon isolate SGIC_2016 chromosome 20, NSTDA_Pmon_1, whole genome shotgun sequence:
ccaaccccaaaaaagggccaaaaccTACAGGGCCAACAaccggggccaaaaaaaaaatgcaggcccAAAACGGGCCCCTGACAGAAACCCCCACAAAAGGTCCCCATAAGACCAACCACGACCGCCACCTGCAGacccccaagggggccccaaaaCAGGGCCCCCAACAGGGCCCCAGACCCCAAACCCCAAGGGGGCCCCCTGAAACCCCCACAAAGGGGCCACCATGAAAAACAACCCCACGGGCCCCGAAAGGACCAAACCCCGACAGGGCCAACCAAAGGGCCCCCAGCAGGGCCAAATACGACAGGCCACCAGACAGAACCCCCAGAGAACCCCACACAGGGCCACCCCCAAATGGGCCACCACGACGGCCAACCTGACAACCAAAACCACGACGGGGCCCCCCATGACTCCCCAGACAGGGCCAACCACGACAGAACCACCCACTGGTAACCCGATAGGGGCCCCCCGACGGCCCCAACGAACCCTCAACTGGCACCCGCGAAACCAAAATGCCTGGGCCAAACCCGCAGGGCCAACCACGCGAACCAACCCCGCGGACCAACCCACAGGACCCCACACGGGGCCAAACCCCGACAGGCCAACACCAGGGGCCAAACCCCCAAAAGGCCCACACGAACCAAAGCACTGGCCCCCACGAAAAAAACCACGCAGGCCAAAAACCCACGACCAACCCGAAGGGCCACACCAACCAACAGAAACCAAAATGCAAAAAGGGCCAACCCCACAGAAACCAACCCCCAAGGGCCAAACCCGAAAAACCAAACCCAGACCAAACCCCGgggccaaaacaaaaaaccccgaaAGCCATGCCTGGCCCAGACGGGCCCAAACCCCACGAATCAACCCGACAGAATAAACCCCCCAAGGGCCCCCGACAGGGCCCACGAAGAACCCCCACGACAAACCAAACCACAAGGGCCCCCCCAGGGCCCCAACAGACCAAAAACGACgaccccacacaaccaacccgACGGGGCCACCCACAGAACCCAACCCCGAGGCCCCCCGCAACAACCAGCACCACCACcgaaaaaaccaacccaaaaaaaaaaagaaagaaacccacaaaagttttaaaaaaattttctggggTCGATACGCCACGCAGAGGCTTGTATTCtttgtaaaccctttttttttaacgtttgtaAAGCTTTGTTTTTTGCCcatttttaacccaaaacaaaATGTTTAGTAAatggaaaatttattattttttgggaaaaagattaataaccgggggaaaggtttttgcccctctccccttttccggtTTTGGTGAAAAAATACACCCGCAGTAAAATGAGTttgttatttccccctttttcctacgAAAAAACAAgggtgcttgatttttttttttcccccatgcgCCCACCATGGCGTGCCatcacacagaaaacacaacaaaatgaAACCCCAACCCGCAAAAGGGAACATTATGTGTGGTTCNNNNNNNNNNNNNNNNNNNNNNNNNNNNNNNNNNNNNNNNNNNNNNNNNNNNNNNNNNNNNNNNNNNNNNNNNNNNNNNNNNNNNNNNNNNNNNNNNNNNNNNNNNNNNNNNNNNNNNNNNNNNNNNNNNNNNNNNNNNNNNNNNNNNNNNNNNNNNNNNNNNNNNNNNNNNNNNNNNNNNNNNNNNNNNNNNNNNNNNNNNNNNNNNNNNNNNNNNNNNNNNNNNNNNNNNNNNNNNNNNNNNNNNNNNNNNNNNNNNNNNNNNNNNNNNNNNNNNNNNNNNNNNNNNNNNNNNCTACCCAANNNNNNNNNNNNNNNNNNNNNNNNNNNNNNNNNNNNNNNNNNNNNNNNNNNNNNNNNNNNNNNNNNNNNNNNNNNNNNNNNNNNNNNNNNNNNNNNNNNNNNNNNNNNNNNNNNNNNNNNNNNNNNNNNNNNNNNNNNNNNNNNNNNNNNNNNNNNNNNNNNNNNNNNNNNNNNNNNNNNNNNNNNNNNNNNNNNNNNNNNNNNNNNNNNNNNNNNNNNNNNNNNNNNNNNNNNNNNNNNNNNNNNNNNNNNNNNNNNNNNNNNNNNNNNNNNNNNNNNNNNNNNNNNNNNTAAACCCAACCTAANNNNNNNNNNNNNNNNNNNNNNNNNNNNNNNNNNNNNNNNNNNNNNNNNNNNNNNNNNNNNNNNNNNNNNNNNNNNNNNNNNNNNNNNNNNNNNNNNNNNNNNNNNNNNNNNNNNNNNNNNNNNNNNNNNNNNNNNNNNNNNNNNNNNNNNNNNNNNNNNNNNNNNNNNNNNNNNNNNNNNNNNNNNNNNNNNNNNNNNNNNNNNNNNNNNNNNNNNNNNNNNNNNNNNNNNNNNNNNNNNNNNNNNNNNNNNNNNNNNNNNNNNNNNNNNNNNNNNNNNNNNNNNNNNNNNNNNNNNNNNNNNNNNNNNNNNNNNNNNNNNNNNNNNNNNNNNNNNNNNNNNNNNNNNNNNNNNNNNNNNNNNNNNNNNNNNNNNNNNNNNNNNNNNNNNNNNNNNNNNNNNNNNNNNNNNNNNNNNNNNNNNNAACTTTTTTTgttcggggggggttttttttggttttttttaaattttttctggggttttttggtttggtttttgggggggttttttcaaaagtgGTGGgttggtttaaaaggggggaggagaggggtttgattttggtttttttgtaaattttttttttaaNNNNNNNNNNNNNNNNNNNNNNNNNNNNNNNNNNNNNNNNNNNNNNNNNNNNNNNNNNNNNNNNNNNNNNNNNNNNNNNNNNNNNNNNNNNNNNNNNNNNNNNNNNNNNNNNNNNNNNNNNNNNNNNNNNNNNNNNNNNNNNNNNNNNNNNNNNNNNNNNNNNNNNNNNNNNNNNNNNNNNNNNNNNNNNNNNNNNNNNNNNNNNNNNNNNNNNNNNNNNNNNNNNNNNNNNNNNNNNNNNNNNNNNNNNNNNNNNNNNNNNNNNNNNNNNNNNNNNNNNNNNNNNNNNNNNNNNNNNNNNNNNNNNNNNNNNNNNNNNNNNNNNNNNNNNNNNNNNNNNNNNNNNNNNNNNNNNNNNNNNNNNNNNNNNNNNNNNNNNNNNNNNNNNNNNNNNNNNNNNNNNNNNNNNNNNNNNNNNNNNNNNNNNNNNNNNNNNNNNNNNNNNNNNNNNNNNNNNNNNNNNNNNNNNNNNNNNNNNNNNNNNNNNNNNNNNNNNNNNNNNNNNNNNNNNNNNNNNNNNNNNNNNNNNNNNNNNNNNNNNNNNNNNNNNNNNNNNNNNNNNNNNNNNNNNNNNNNNNNNNNNNNNNNNNNNNNNNNNNNNNNNNNNNNNNNNNNNNNNNNNNNNNNNNNNNNNNNNNNNNNNNNNNNNNNNNNNNNNNNNNNNNNNNNNNNNNNNNNNNNNNNNNNNNNNNNNNNNNNNNNNNNNNNNNNNNNNNNNNNNNNNNNNNNNNNNNNNNNNNNNNNNNNNNNNNNNNNNNNNNNNNNNNNNNNNNNNNNNNNNNNNNNNNNNNNNNNNNNNNNNNNNNNNNNNNNNNNNNNNNNNNNNNNNNNNNNNNNNNNNNNNNNNNNNNNNNNNNNNNNNNNNNNNNNNNNNNNNNNNNNNNNNNNNNNNNNNNNNNNNNNNNNNNNNNNNNNNNNNNNNNNNNNNNNNNNNNNNNNNNNNNNNNNNNNNNNNNNNNNNNNNNNNNNNNNNNNNNNNNNNNNNNNNNNNNNNNNNNNNNNNNNNNNNNNNNNNNNNNNNNNNNNNNNNNNNNNNNNNNNNNNNNNNNNNNNNNNNNNNNNNNNTNNNNNNNNNNNNNNNNNNNNNNNNNNNNNNNNNNNNNNNNNNNNNNNNNNNNNNNNNNNNNNNNNNNNNNNNNNNNNNNNNNNNNNNNNNNNNNNNNNNNNNNNNNNNNNNNNNNNNNNNNNNNNNNNNNNNNNNNNNNNNNNNNNNNNNNNNNNNNNNNNNNNNNNNNNNNNNNNNNNNNNNNNNNNNNNNNNNNNNNNNNNNNNNNNNNNNNNNNNNNNNNNNNNNNNGAGAGAGAGAGNNNNNNNNNNNNNNNNNNNNNNNNNNNNNNNNNNNNNNNNNNNNNNNNNNNNNNNNNNNNNNNNNNNNNNNNNNNNNNNNNNNNNNNNNNNNNNNNNNNNNNNNNNNNNNNNNNNNNNNNNNNNNNNNNNNNNNNNNNNNNNNNNNNNNNNNNNNNNNNNNNNNNNNNNNNNNNNNNNNNNNNNNNNNNNNNNNNNNNNNNNNNNNNNNNNNNNNNNNNNNNNNNNNNNNNNNNNNNNNNNNNNNNNNNNNNNNNNNNNNNNNAGCATATGAAGGANNNNNNNNNNNNNNNNNNNNNNNNNNNNNNNNNNNNNNGCTAttgaggatcatgataacaaatgtccaGATGGTTTTGAAGTCACCACAGTTTAAAGNNNNNNNNNNNNNNNNNNNNNNNNNNNNNNNNNNNNNNNNNNNNNNNNNNNNNNNNNNNNNNNNNNNNNNNNNNNNNNNNNNNNNNNNNNNNNNNNNNNNNNNNNNNNNNNNNNNNNNNNNNNNNNNNNNNNNNNNNNNNNNNNNNNNNNNNNNNNNNNNNNNNNNNNNNNNNNNNNNNNNNNNNNNNNNNNNNNNNNNNNNNNNNNNNNttcaacaacatataaatatatattgatgaacgctattgatatattgatgaacgctattgatatattgataaacGCTTGTTANNNNNNNNNNNNNNNNNNNNNNNNNNNNNNNNNNNNNNNNNNNNNNNNNNNNNNNNNNNNNNNNNNNNNNNNNNNNNNNNNNNNNNNNNNNNNNNNNNNNNNNNNNNNNNNNNNNNNNNNNNNNNNNNNNNNNNNNNNNNNNNNNNNNNNNNNNNNNNNNNNNNNNNNNNNNNNNNNNNNNNNNNNNNNNNNNNNNNNNNNNNNNNNNNNNNNNNNNNNNNNNNNNNNNNNNNNNNNNNNNNNNNNNNNNNNNNNNNNNNNNNNNNNNNNNNNNNNNNNNNNNNNNNNNNNNNNNNNNNNNNNNNNNNNNNNNNNNNNNNNNNNNNNNNNNNNNNNNNNNNNNNNNNNNNNNNNNNNNNNNNNNNNNNNNNNNNNNNNNNNNNNNNNNNNNNNNNNNNNNNNNNNNNNNNNNNNNNNNNNNNNNNNNNNNNNNNNNNNNNNNNNNNNNNNNNNNNNNNNNNNNNNNNNNNNNNNNNNNNNNNNNNNNNNNNNNNNNNNNNNNNNNNNNNNNNNNNNNNNNNNNNNNNNNNNNNNNNNNNNNNNNNNNNNNNNNNNNNNNNNNNNNNNNNNNNNNNNNNNNNNNNNNNNNNNNNNNNNNNNNNNNNNNNNNNNNNNNNNNNNNNNNNNNNNNNNNNNNNNNNNNNNNNNNNNNNNNNNNNNNNNNNNNNNNNNNNNNNNNNNNNNNNNNNNNNNNNNNNNNNNNNNNNNNNNNNNNNNNNNNNNNNNNNNNNNNNNNNNNNNNNNNNNNNNNNNNNNNNNNNNNNNNNNNNNNNNNNNNNNNNNNNNNNNNNNNNNNNNNNNNNNNNNNNNNNNNNNNNNNNNNNNNNNNNNNNNNNNNNNNNNNNNAACAAAGNNNNNNNNNNNNNNNNNNNNNNNNNNNNNNNNNNNNNNNNNNNNNNNNNNNNNNNNNNNNNNNNNNNNNNNNNNNNNNNNNNNNNNNNNNNNNNNNNNNNNNNNNNNNNNNNNNNNNNNNNNNNNNNNNNNNNNNNNNNNNNNNNNNNNNNNNNNNNNNNNNNNNNNNNNNNNNNNNNNNNNNNNNNNNNNNNNNNNNNNNNNNNNNNNNNNNNNNNNNNNNNNNNNNNNNNNNNNNNNNNNNNNNNNNNNNCGAATACNNNNNNNNNNNNNNNNNNNNNNNNNNNNNNNNNNNNNNNNNNNNNNNNNNNNNNNNNNNNNNNNNNNNNNNNNNNNNNNNNNNNNNNNNNNNNNNNNNNNNNNNNNNNNNNNNNNNNNNNNNNNNNNNNNNNNNNNNNNNNNNNNNNNNNNNNNNNNNNNNNNNNNNNNNNNNNNNNNNNNNNNNNNNNNNNNNNNNNNNNNNNNNNNNNNNNNNNNNNNNNNNNNNNNNNNNNNNNNNNNNNNNNNNNNNNNNNNNNNNNNNNNNNNNNNNNNNNNNNNNNNNNNNNNNNNNNNNNNNNNNNNNNNNNNNNNNNNNNNNNNNNNNNNNNNNNNNNNNNNNNNNNNNNNNNNNNNNNNNNNNNNNNNNNNNNNNNNNNNNNNNNNNNNNNNNNNNNNNNNNNNNNNNNNNNNNNNNNNNNNNNNNNNNNNNNNNNNNNNNNNNNNNNNNNNNNNNNNNNNNNNNNNNNNNNNNNNNNNNNNATTANNNNNNNNNNNNNNNNNNNNNNNNNNNNNNNNNNNNNNNNNNNNNNNNNNNNNNNNNNNNNNNNNNNNNNNNNNNNNNNNNNNNNNNNNNNNNNNNNNNNNNNNNNNNNNNNNNNNNNNNNNNNGTTAGGGCCTCTTCNNNNNNNNNNNNNNNNNNNNNNNNNNNNNNNNNNNNNNNNNNNNNNNNNNNNNNNNNNNNNNNNNNNNNNNNNNNNNNNNNNNNNNNNNNNNNNNNNNNNNNNNNNNNNNNNNNNNNNNNNNNNNNNNNNNNNNNNNNNNNNNNNNNNNNNNNNNNNNNNNNNNNNNNNNNNNNNNNNNNNNNNNNNNNNNNNNNNNNNNNNNNNNNNNNNNNNNNNNNNNNNNNNNNNNNNNNNNNNNNNNNNNNNNNNNNNNNNNNNNNNNNNNNNNNNNNNNNNNNNNNNNNNNNNNNNNNNNNNNNNNNNNNNNNNNNNNNNNNNNNNNNNNNNNNNNNNNNNNNNNNNNNNNNNNNNNNNNNNNNNNNNNNNNNNNNNNNNNNNNNNNNNNNNNNNNNNNNNNNNNNNNNNNNNNNNNNNNNNNNNNNNNNNNNNNNNNNNNNNNNNNNNNNNNNNNNNNNNNNNNNNNGTCTGGGGAGCTGTCAATGAAACCACGCTGAAGGCCGTTATAACTGCCCAAAAAAGAGTAATCCGAACAATTGCTGGATTAGANNNNNNNNNNNNNNNNNNNNNNNNNNNNNNNNNNNNNNNNNNNNNNNNNNNNNNNNNNNNNNNNNNNNNNNNNNNNNNNNNNNNNNNNNNNNNNNNNNNNNNNNNNNNNNNNNNNNNNNNNNNNNNNNNNNNNNNNNNNNNNNNNNNNNNNNNNNNNNNNNNNNNNNNNNNNNNNNNNNNNNNNNNNNNNNNNNNNNNNNNNNNNNNNNNNNNNNNNNNNNNNNNNNNNNNNNNNNNNNNNNNNNNNNNNNNNNNNNNNNNNNNNNNNNNNNNNNNNNNNNNNNNNNNNNNNNNNNNNNNNNNNNNNNNNNNNNNNNNNNNNNNNNNNNNNNNNNNNNNNNNNNNNNNNNNNNNNNNNNNNNNNNNNNNNNNNNNNNNNNNNNNNNNNNNNNNNNNNNNNNNNNNNNNNNNNNNNNNNNNNNNNNNNNNNNNNNNNNNNNNNNNNNNNNNNNNNNNNNNNNNNNNNNNNNNNNNNNNNNNNNNNNNNNNNNNNNNNNNNNNNNNNNNNNNNNNNNNNNNNNNNNNNNNNNNNNNNNNNNNNNNNNNNNNNNNNNNNNNNNNNNNNNNNNNNNNNNNNNNNNNNNNNNNNNNNNNNNNNNNNNNNNNNNNNNNNNNNNNNNNNNNNNNNNNNNNNNNNNNNNNNNNNNNNNNacgttatcaatcaatcaatcagccgCGTTTTTCGCactggcaaaggccaacaaacatTTTTTAATGTGCATTGGGCATCATAGTGCCTGGACTAAATTTTAGGATAAATTACCTGATCATAaagctctatcttgccagaaTACATGTAAGAGCTTGCCATGAGTGGAGGTTGTCGTGAAGGATTTTATGaaataaatagaattaataaatatttgttatatagttGATTTTAAACGAAATTATTGTCCTAATTATCNNNNNNNNNNNNNNNNNNNNNNNNNNNNNNNNNNNNNNNNNNNNNNNNNNNNNNNNNNNNNNGATGTATaccaaataatttccaaaatacaTTTCACTCCCTTTCAAAGTATATAGCCTATCTGTTACTTCGATATCTTATTCCAGTACTTTTGAAATATTTCCATTAACCTTGTGAATTTATGAAATCACAAAAGATTTAACAGTGTATACTTTGCTTCAGAAATAGCAGTAGTTGTAGATATAATTGACTGTCTGGAAGCTCNNNNNNNNNNNNNNNNNNNNNNNNNNNNNNNNNNNNNNNNNNNNNNNNNNNNNNNNNNNNNNNNNNNNNNNNNNNNNNNNNNNNNNNNNNNNNNNNNNNNNNNNNNNNNNNNNNNNNNNNNNNNNNNNNNNNNNNNNNNNNNNNNNNNNNNNNNNNNNNNNNNNNNNNNNNNNNNNNNNNNNNNNNNNNNNNNNNNNNNNNNNNNNNNNNNNNNTCAACCTGTCAGTTATGTTGGCCTGCAGCATGATCTTCCAGAGCTTCCAGACAGTCAATTATATCTACAACTACTGCTATTTCTGAAGCAAAGTATACACTGTTAAATCTTTTGTGATTTCATAAATTCACAAGGTTAATGGAAATATTTCTAAAGTACTGGAATAAGATATCGAAGTTACAGATAGGCTAGTATACGTGGAAAGGGAGTGAAAtgtattttggaaattatttggtATACATCNNNNNNNNNNNNNNNNNNNNNNNNNNNNNNNNNNNNNNNNNNNNNNNNNNNNNNNNNNNNNNNGATAATTAGGACAATAATTTCGTTTAAAATCaactatataacaaatatttattaattctatttatttCATAAAATCCTTCACGACAACCTCCACTCATGGCAAGCTCTTACATGTAttctggcaagatagagcttTATGATCAGGTAATTTATCCTAAAATTTAGTCCAGGCACTATGATGCCCAATGCACATTAAaaagtttgttggcctttgccagtGCGAAAAACGcggctgattgattgattgataacgtNNNNNNNNNNNNNNNNNNNNNNNNNNNNNNNNNNNNNNNNNNNNNNNNNNNNNNNNNNNNNNNNNNNNNNNNNNNNNNNNNNNNNNNNNNNNNNNNNNNNNNNNNNNNNNNNNNNNNNNNNNNNNNNNNNNNNNNNNNNNNNNNNNNNNNNNNNNNNNNNNNNNNNNNNNNNNNNNNNNNNNNNNNNNNNNNNNNNNNNNNNNNNNNNNNNNNNNNNNNNNNNNNNNNNNNNNNNNNNNNNNNNNNNNNNNNNNNNNNNNNNNNNNNNNNNNNNNNNNNNNNNNNNNNNNNNNNNNNNNNNNNNNNNNNNNNNNNNNNNNNNNNNNNNNNNNNNNNNNNNNNNNNNNNNNNNNNNNNNNNNNNNNNNNNNNNNNNNNNNNNNNNNNNNNNNNNNNNNNNNNNNNNNNNNNNNNNNNNNNNNNNNNNNNNNNNNNNNNNNNNNNNNNNNNNNNNNNNNNNNNNNNNNNNNNNNNNNNNNNNNNNNNNNNNNNNNNNNNNNNNNNNNNNNNNNNNNNNNNNNNNNNNNNNNNNNNNNNNNNNNNNNNNNNNNNNNNNNNNNNNNNNNNNNNNNNNNNNNNNNNNNNNNNNNNNNNNNNNNNNNNNNNNNNNNNNNNNNNNNNNNNNNNNNNNNNNNNNNNNNNNNNNNNNTCTAATCCAGCAATTGTTCGGATTACTCTTTTTTGGGCAGTTATAACGGCCTTCAGCGTGGTTTCATTGACAGCTCCCCAGACNNNNNNNNNNNNNNNNNNNNNNNNNNNNNNNNNNNNNNNNNNNNNNNNNNNNNNNNNNNNNNNNNNNNNNNNNNNNNNNNNNNNNNNNNNNNNNNNNNNNNNNNNNNNNNNNNNNNNNNNNNNNNNNNNNNNNNNNNNNNNNNNNNNNNNNNNNNNNNNNNNNNNNNNNNNNNNNNNNNNNNNNNNNNNNNNNNNNNNNNNNNNNNNNNNNNNNNNNNNNNNNNNNNNNNNNNNNNNNNNNNNNNNNNNNNNNNNNNNNNNNNNNNNNNNNNNNNNNNNNNNNNNNNNNNNNNNNNNNNNNNNNNNNNNNNNNNNNNNNNNN
This window harbors:
- the LOC119585952 gene encoding extensin-like, with amino-acid sequence MKNNPTGPERTKPRQGQPKGPQQGQIRQATRQNPQRTPHRATPKWATTTANLTTKTTTGPPMTPQTGPTTTEPPTGNPIGAPRRPQRTLNWHPRNQNAWAKPAGPTTRTNPADQPTGPHTGPNPDRPTPGAKPPKGPHEPKHWPPRKKPRRPKTHDQPEGPHQPTETKMQKGPTPQKPTPKGQTRKTKPRPNPGAKTKNPESHAWPRRAQTPRINPTE